A DNA window from Anastrepha ludens isolate Willacy chromosome 6, idAnaLude1.1, whole genome shotgun sequence contains the following coding sequences:
- the LOC128868655 gene encoding zinc finger protein jing isoform X2, whose product MKTGVVISLSSTDSNTGSSEDASEPGSPFSQHSIIGDEQQSNSPAKASKSGSESHRIMPTQTKLAPAKGNANSGQATNVSSNASTSGSNVHAHTVTGTNSNSNNNTAKLKQIQQQQQKNNTATTRNGLPTLQWPWNTASSSSTAHPTNSPGSAQQSKKRSAVSVMSPDNNSGKKARNAGADSATNCSSASTSSSASGISAAKRLKAAALEESQTKITGYFKSQMKSQIHQNNITKRNMESVLIAACSSSGTGMSTTSLTMSAPATTASLNKYFNILAQLKENSNLNNSGGSSNSNSIPKPALISSSTSLNSNIIAAAPSAPTSNSATPSTSVTSGSSAGGVIALTAATAMPTMPVPALKKIERSKPTKIAQVAPNLRKTPSTSGNYTNGTGKSPAKKHVAIAPRTPEMKQQQMQQQQQQAAAKAEAAAAKQAATSATQQPQTATQVTANPPAVLLTAIRLPAQTTNASTPATATQLKSAVAPPKLAPVATATATTTTAAPATGQTLYQLPAVQLPNLVQLPQLLAATNGANIMQLNNVATAAKNANTTAAAAAAAATSAQAAQAAAAQYFLNGTVFKLQQFTTATTTTATSAVAAASAAATANPFNLMTAADLQDILIKQQQQLQQQQQLQLQQQQKAAAVAAAAAASATNSSFQEIFQQQIAAAIAANQQQQQQQQQQQFQQLQRLGAAAAQPVFMATPAGLLLNAASLPAMLAQAAAALAVNNSQQQQQQKQIQMQHPQQLPALQPIQPSALPALSSIFAGAAQQQQQQAGTTHEHHTDFQQQQQQLLAFFQQQQQQQQPQFITATQPPPLSAVNVTSAPSASSAGTLTPLPVNATTTVTPVNNVNTAKLAIVKANTASTAPQQFTALNSQPPPLVTISHGKTRAAAVAPATVNSTPVNTSASANKPAALAKPYQKRMPKVAPTPVPVAPAPSKPSLASAKAKISTNCKIIATPTTPPPLVPALSSNSSNCGNVASSPTSRTAPMTKQLLPAAGLPTPALISIAPAPATNTTTTTAAGGVNATVIPSAIKLSPLPPLAPKISITPTPITTTIPSPAPPTAKVIIASTTVTSTTNTTSTPDLFDLVKNSNGAVTIAAPLTSSNSNSSNNNVFNKCTSLLPSFCNSSLSSYSSASSPSLCSTSNTTSSDSFCSKIKEEPLDEVAAVPSANTSDSGIKLESFTASTHNQMLLGDIKVELMEDTTEMYPSTSTGTSASIVKGITQANEYSSYSFSSHSNSVSSAADLSLEASTPPSLSSLSASCSSAPSPAPSSSVGASPRNSPPPLPPTQSCESNSASLSSESSASCVTAGTGRDMLSEMVTSSCISSNLTSDVSNSVDGTTANQKVLTAGFEDIEKDANVDEEIGEKRDLPTPESGIGGSLTASESSESIVSSISNNSSKAEVIANIINSIDSNSPPPTPLSGISASSADSASRSISCLRSTSSDNNSINSNVPSPISPPTTFSADLSSGASLSETTTSSTSNSAVPIASNLPNSIDNSNSNSCTSSSSSSISGDPQSTSSSSNCFNSTPTLIDTKLAESNSESLPKCAISPILSQPKTIRFPAEAGGFRYGPKGAKRHDGVCYWDKCNKKHDSCSKLLDHMQTQHVNTQTGPFSCLWVGCKVYNKESCSRRWLERHVLSHGGSKQFKCIVEGCGLRFGSQLALQKHINNHFTATENKESSNKRTSDPPVPKQLRKNGKKLRYRRQPFSARMFDFFDAGIMEGLQHRLRQISVLSDGCSAITFHGQCMMQRRTRQGTYESFVSWTPREIISDEWVPTCEGPYTKTVNIRQMRPAEKIKVEGLLATAYKLPYSPNLFDDVDDEDEEDEEEGSDYEDEDDENNDEEELATLVETVRSSQQQSVIAISRLQMQQRRKHPRKPMKRVHIETPLNV is encoded by the exons ATGAAAAC tGGCGTTGTGATATCACTGAGCAGCACAGACTCCAATACAGGCTCGAGTGAAGATGCATCGGAACCGGGCTCACCATTTAGCCAACACTCAATAATAGGCGACGAGCAACAGAGCAATTCGCCCGCCAAGGCTAGTAAAAGTGGCTCCGAAAGCCATAGAATCATGCCAACACAAACAAAATTGGCTCCGGCGAAAGGCAACGCCAACAGTGGACAAGCGACAAATGTTAGCTCGAATGCTTCCACTAGTGGCTCAAACGTCCATGCACACACTGTCACTGGAACAAATAGCAATAGTAACAATAACACTgccaaattgaaacaaatacaacagcaacaacaaaaaaacaacactgCCACCACACGTAATGGACTACCTACACTTCAATGGCCCTGGAATACTGCGTCAAGTAGTAGTACCGCACATCCAACTAACTCGCCAGGGTCTGCGCAACAAAGTAAAAAGCGTAGTGCTGTTAGTGTAATGTCTCCAGACAATAACTCAGGTAAAAAAGCAAGGAACGCTGGTGCTGATAGCGCGACAAATTGTTCTTCCGCGAGCACGTCCTCCAGCGCAAGTGGAATTAGCGCTGCAAAAAGACTGAAAGCGGCGGCATTAGAGGAGTCGCAGACGAAAATCACCGGTTACTTTAAGTCTCAAATGAAATCGCAAATCCATCaaaataatatcactaaacGCAATATGGAATCTGTGCTGATCGCGGCCTGTAGTTCGTCGGGCACTGGTATGAGTACAACTTCGCTTACAATGAGTGCACCTGCCACTACTGCCTCACTAAACAAATACTTCAACATATTAGCGCAGTTGAAGGAGAATAGCAACCTCAATAACAGTGGCGGTAGTAGCAACAGTAACTCTATACCCAAACCAGCTCTAATTTCATCATCTACGTCTTTAAATAGTAACATAATTGCAGCAGCTCCATCGGCGCCGACTTCAAACTCTGCCACACCATCAACATCTGTCACATCGGGTTCGTCCGCAGGTGGTGTGATTGCACTTACCGCAGCCACTGCGATGCCGACCATGCCGGTGCCTGCTTTGAAAAAGATCGAACGGAGTAAGCCTACCAAAATTGCTCAGGTCGCGCCTAATTTGCGAAAAACCCCTTCAACTTCGGGAAACTATACAAATGGGACCGGTAAATCACCTGCAAAAAAGCATGTAGCCATAGCGCCGCGTACGCCTGaaatgaaacaacaacaaatgcagcaacagcaacaacaagccgCAGCGAAAGCTGAAGCAGCTGCTGCAAAACAGGCGGCCACATCAGCTACACAACAGCCTCAAACAGCCACTCAGGTGACGGCAAACCCACCAGCAGTACTGCTTACTGCCATACGTTTGCCTGCACAAACAACTAATGCGTCTACGCCAGCAACGGCCACACAGCTGAAGTCAGCAGTAGCTCCTCCGAAGTTAGCGCCGGTTGCAACAGCCACtgcgacaacaacaactgccGCACCTGCAACTGGTCAGACGCTTTATCAACTTCCCGCCGTACAACTGCCGAATCTAGTCCAACTGCCTCAGCTATTAGCTGCCACCAATGGCGCAAATATAATGCAGTTGAACAATGTTGCAACAGCAGCGAAAAACGCCAATACAACAGCGGCCGCTGCAGCCGCCGCAGCAACGTCAGCACAAGCTGCACAGGCAGCAGCCGCCCAATATTTTCTTAATGGTACTGTGTTTAAACTGCAGCAATTCACTACtgcaactacaacaacagcaacttcAGCGGTGGCTGCCGCTAGTGCCGCTGCCACTGCCAACCCATTCAACTTGATGACTGCCGCAGACCTACAAGATATACTCattaagcagcaacaacagcttcaacaacaacaacaactacaattacAGCAACAACAGAAAGCTGCGGCCGTTGCTGCCGCTGCAGCCGCTTCGGCTACAAACTCAAGTTTCCAGGAGATCTTCCAGCAACAAATCGCTGCGGCTATTGCGGCgaatcagcagcagcagcaacaacaacaacagcagcaatttCAACAGCTACAACGCTTGGGAGCAGCGGCTGCACAACCGGTATTTATGGCCACTCCAGCGGGCCTGCTGCTAAACGCGGCCTCACTACCAGCCATGCTGGCACAAGCGGCTGCTGCGCTAGCTGTGAACAACagccaacagcaacaacaacaaaagcaaattcaAATGCAGCATCCACAGCAACTGCCTGCCCTTCAACCGATACAGCCAAGTGCGCTACCTGCTTTAAGTTCCATATTCGCTGGTGCAgctcagcaacaacagcagcaagctGGTACCACGCATGAGCACCACACTGACttccagcaacagcagcaacaacttttagcatttttccaacaacaacaacaacagcaacaaccacaaTTTATAACAGCAACTCAGCCACCACCCCTCTCGGCTGTAAATGTGACCTCGGCGCCAAGTGCATCTTCGGCAGGAACATTAACGCCACTGCCAGTTAACGCAACCACAACCGTCACCCCTGTCAATAACGTGAACACTGCCAAATTGGCTATAGTAAAAGCAAACACTGCCTCTACAGCTCCACAACAATTTACAGCACTGAATTCGCAGCCGCCGCCATTGGTCACTATTTCACATGGCAAAACACGCGCCGCGGCAGTAGCGCCGGCAACTGTTAACAGCACTCCTGTGAACACTAGCGCATCGGCAAACAAACCAGCAGCACTTGCAAAACCGTATCAGAAGCGAATGCCAAAAGTCGCGCCAACTCCGGTACCAGTAGCGCCCGCACCAAGCAAACCTTCACTAGCAAGTGCCAAAGCGAAGATCTCTACCAATTGTAAAATCATTGCCACGCCTACTACGCCGCCTCCATTAGTGCCAGCGTTGAGTAGCAACTCTAGCAATTGTGGAAACGTTGCGTCGTCACCCACCAGTCGTACTGCCCCAATGACGAAGCAATTGCTACCTGCTGCTGGACTGCCTACGCCTGCACTCATAAGCATCGCACCCGCACCGGCTAcgaatacaacaacaactaccgcGGCAGGCGGTGTCAATGCAACAGTAATTCCAAGTGCCATTAAATTGTCACCATTACCGCCGCTTGCTCCGAAAATAAGCATAACACCAACACCAATAACAACCACCATACCTTCCCCAGCGCCACCAACAGCAAAAGTAATCATTGCCAGCACTACTGTTACTTCAACCACAAACACAACTTCCACTCCTGATCTCTTCGACTTGGTTAAAAATTCGAATGGCGCCGTCACAATAGCTGCACCCCTCACAAGCAGTAACAGCAACAGTAGCAACAATAACGTATTTAACAAGTGTACTTCGCTACTGCCTTCATTCTGCAACTCATCGCTGTCGTCGTATTCATCCGCGTCCTCGCCTTCTCTTTGCTCCACTTCCAACACCACATCGAGCGATAGTTTCTGCTCTAAGATCAAAGAGGAGCCTCTGGATGAAGTTGCCGCTGTCCCGTCTGCTAACACATCCGATAGCGGTATTAAATTGGAAAGCTTTACTGCATCAACGCATAATCAAATGCTATTGGGGGATATTAAGGTCGAACTAATGGAAGACACAACTGAAATGTACCCCTCAACTAGCACCGGTACTTCGGCCAGCATCGTCAAAGGCATCACGCAAGCGAATGAATATTCATCGTACTCGTTTAGCTCACACTCGAATTCCGTGTCTTCGGCAGCTGATCTCTCGCTTGAAGCCTCTACCCCACCGTCGCTCTCTTCGCTATCCGCCTCCTGTTCCTCTGCACCATCCCCAGCACCTTCTTCGTCGGTGGGTGCGTCACCGCGCAATTCCCCGCCTCCACTGCCGCCAACACAATCATGTGAATCAAATTCTGCATCTCTTAGCTCAGAATCATCCGCATCATGTGTCACTGCAGGTACGGGCAGAGATATGCTTAGCGAAATGGTAACATCTTCATGCATATCATCCAATCTTACGTCGGATGTGTCGAACTCGGTAGATGGCACAACGGCGAATCAGAAGGTGCTTACCGCCGGATTCGAAGATATAGAAAAGGATGCCAATGTGGATGAGGAAATCGGCGAAAAACGCGATTTACCCACACCGGAGTCTGGCATTGGAGGCAGTTTGACAGCTAGCGAAAGCAGCGAATCCATCGTCAGCTCAAT ctccAATAATAGCAGTAAAGCTGAAGTAATAGCTAACATCATCAATTCGATTGACTCCAATTCGCCGCCACCCACTCCACTGTCCGGCATTAGCGCCAGCAGTGCAGATAGCGCAAGCCGCAGTATCAGCTGCTTGCGTTCCACCTCCAGCGATAACAATTCAATCAACAGCAATGTACCATCACCGATCTCACCACCTACGACTTTCAGCGCTGATTTAAGTAGTGGCGCTTCTTTATCGGAAACAACAACAAGTTCTACCTCCAACAGTGCCGTGCCTATTGCATCCAATTTGCCTAACAGCATTGACAATAGCAATTCGAACAGCTGCACCAGCAGTAGTAGTAGCAGCATCAGCGGCGATCCGCAGTCAACGTCCAGTAGCAGCAATTGCTTCAACTCTACACCTACACTCATCGACACCAAACTCGCTGAGTCCAACAGTGAATCACTGCCTAAATGCGCTATCTCGCCAATACTCTCTCAGCCGAAAACTATACGTTTCCCTGCAGAAGCAGGCGGTTTTCGCTATGGTCCAAAAGGTGCTAAACGTCATGATGGCGTATGTTACTGGGATAAATGCAATAAGAAGCATGACAGCTGCTCCAAATTACTGGATCATATGCAGACACAACATGTGAACACACAAACCGGTCCATTCTCATGCCTCTGGGTCGGTTGCAAGGTATATAACAAGGAATCGTGTTCGCGCCGCTGGTTGGAACGGCATGTACTGTCTCATGGAGGTTCCAAACAGTTCAAGTGCATTGTCGAAGGATGCGGACTTCGTTTTGGATCACAG CTGGCTCTGCAAAAACATATTAATAATCATTTTACGGCTACCGAAAATAAGGAGAGCTCGAACAAACGTACCTCAGATCCACCAGTGCCCAAACAATTGCGAAAGAATGGCAAAAAGTTGCGCTATCGACGTCAACCATTCTCAG CGCGAATGTTCGACTTCTTTGATGCCGGAATAATGGAAGGTCTTCAGCATCGTCTGCGTCAGATTAGCGTGCTTTCTGATGGCTGTAGCGCGATAACATTTCATGGTCAATGCATGATGCAGCGCCGCACACGGCAAGGTACTTACGAAAGTTTCGTTTCTTGGACGCCTCGTGAAAT CATATCCGATGAGTGGGTCCCAACTTGCGAGGGACCATACACAAAGACAgttaacatcagacaaatgcgTCCTGCAGAGAAGATTAAGGTTGAGGGTCTACTTGCCACTGCTTACAAATTACCATATTCGCCTAACCTCTTCGATGATGTCGACGACGAAGATGAGGAGGATGAAGAGGAAGGTTCCGATTATGAGGACGAAGATGATGAAAATA ATGACGAAGAAGAATTAGCTACTTTAGTAGAAACGGTGCGCAGCTCACAACAGCAAAGTGTAATTGCTATTTCCCGATTGCAAATGCAGCAGCGCCGCAAACATCCGCGTAAGCCGATGAAACGTGTGCATATAGAAACGCcattaaatgtttaa